TGACGTTTGGTACTTCTTAGAGCGGCTTTGGATtagagctcatctcatcgctttagctcttgaaaaatttgcccacccaaaagaaaactgCGAGCTAAGTCACGTTTCACACGTGACCATAAATTGTTCTCCTAGTTGATTATATCATCGGTGATTTAGTAATTATGTTATGTCAGCAAATTATGTAAGTTTGGCACGTGATATGTCGCCAATCACTTCCAGTGCGGGCTGGGCGCATCTTCTTGGCTCTTGCCGACGACAAGGAGCTCAAAGGCACATCAGGCTGTGATTTTTGCCACGGGTGTCTTATAACTCTCATTGTGCCAAGAGCTGCTGCGGACCTTCCTCTATTTTTTGTCATTGTCGTAAAATCACTCGCAAACTAAACGACACGGTCATCCAGTTAGTCTTATTTCGAACGGAGAACCCCGCATTTTGAGCTGGCGTTTAGAGTAGAGCTGCCTCAGACGACTCGGCGGTCATTGACCTGATTGTGCCCTTTTAGTCGCGCAACTCTTGACAAACGCCATTGTTGTTTATGTAGCGAGCACAGCTCTGCAACTCAATGGGCCGTTCGTGCAGACTACTTCATCCTCCCAGCACAAGCCAAGCAATTTCGCAAAAGGATGATCTCAGGTATCTTGAGAGTTTTCGAGGCTCGAGAACTTCACTCAGTTGATCGGATCCGCATGAAAAGTATGTCTGAAAAAAATATCGGTATCTTCCACTTCTCGGTCATCAAGCAATTGGCTCCTGTTAGGACGAGATCTGTCGTAAAGAAGCGGAGAACAGTATTGCGGCATGTTCGTGCGTCCAACGTTGAGAGGGCTTTCTAAAACGCCCAATtacttcttgaagaactccaAACTGCCTCTAAAATCTGGATTCAATGGTGGAAAGTTCATCCTGTATACTGCAGGCGCAATCGGCGGTGGATTTGCGGGTCTCTACCTTCTGAACTCCAGGTCCGCAATCCACGAGTATTTGTTCTGCCCGCTGATTAGACTCGTGACACCGGATGCCGAGACCGGTCACCAGCTAGGCGTTTTCTTTCTGAAATGGGGCCTTGCACCAAAGCTGCTGTTTGACAAGGACGACGAGGTGCTGAAAGTCAATGTGTTTGGAACAATCCTAACAAACCCTGTCGGCTGTGCTGCCGGCCTGGACAAGGACGGCGAAGCCATCGACGGCATTCTGCAGAGCGGTTTCAGTTATCATGAGATCGGCTCTATTACGCCGCTGCCACAACCTGGCAACCCCAGGTCTAGGTTTTTCAGACTACCCCAAGACGAAGCTGTCATTAACAGGTACGGCTTCAACTCTACCGGCAAAGATTCTGTGCAGGGTACTCTTGTCGAGCGTGCGTCGAAGTATGTCAAGTCTTACTTCAAAGATGCTGACGTTGGCAAAATGTCGCtctacaagaacaagctcTTGGCCATCAACCTGGGTAAGAACAAGAATGGTGACGAGGTCCAAGATTACCTGAAGGGCGTTGAGACCTTTCAGTCACTTGCTGACGTTCTTGTTATCAACGTGTCCTCTCCAAATACGCCTGGCCTGAGAGACTTGCAAAACGAGTCTAAGCTTGCAga
Above is a genomic segment from Lachancea thermotolerans CBS 6340 chromosome A complete sequence containing:
- a CDS encoding dihydroorotate dehydrogenase 2 (weakly similar to uniprot|P28272 Saccharomyces cerevisiae YKL216W URA1 The enzyme catalyzes the conversion of dihydroorotic acid to orotic acid), which translates into the protein MFVRPTLRGLSKTPNYFLKNSKLPLKSGFNGGKFILYTAGAIGGGFAGLYLLNSRSAIHEYLFCPLIRLVTPDAETGHQLGVFFLKWGLAPKLLFDKDDEVLKVNVFGTILTNPVGCAAGLDKDGEAIDGILQSGFSYHEIGSITPLPQPGNPRSRFFRLPQDEAVINRYGFNSTGKDSVQGTLVERASKYVKSYFKDADVGKMSLYKNKLLAINLGKNKNGDEVQDYLKGVETFQSLADVLVINVSSPNTPGLRDLQNESKLADLLQKVVDKRNSLVDAGNQLGAKAHKPPVLVKIAPDLTEPELLSIAEAAKKSKVDGIIVSNTTIQRPNSLITQDPEVKFQTGGLSGKPLKQYSLKALRTIYKYTKDSDLVLIGCGGISSAQDALEYARAGATFVQLYTSFAYKGPGVVSKIKDGLTEELKREGKTWMQIIGEDSK